The following DNA comes from Quercus robur chromosome 1, dhQueRobu3.1, whole genome shotgun sequence.
ACTcgacccacccatatatttaatatatatttaaaatatattatataattaataaaaaattttaaataaccaGCTCTTCCTCCTATCTTATATAAAGCCAATATTAATGTATACTAgttcatatattaatgtataactGAGTTTGAATATTAgttcatatattaatgtatattttgtttatcaatttaGGTGGCagatgtgatatatttttttctgcttattttaataataatagtaataaaaaaaattgtccaactcATGgattcaacccgacccatgtgggttaGGTTGGATTAAACTTATGTAATGAGTTggatttggttgaattttttttaacacaccATGATaggttgggtcaaaaaaatcCACTTAACCCGACTCAACCCATcacatgcacacccctaattgCACGAACAGATATATACCATATATGGCCCTGGAAATACCATAAAGTTCAGGACTCTCTACTTCTCTGTTTTTTCCTTGGACCTCTCATATTCCACGTTTGAGCTACAGAGGCGGctaagagacagagagaaagacATGGAAGAGGGTTTATTAGCAAAAGGgatcaaagaagagaaaagaaaaccagaaACTCCATCTCTAACATGGGTTACTTTCACTGGGGAGCTCAAGAGGTTGGGATTCTTGGCTGGTCCTATGGTGGTCGTGACTCTATCACAGTACATGTTGCAGGTCATTTCATTAATGATGGTGGGTCATCTGGGTGAACTTGCTCTCTCTAGCACTGCTCTAGCCATCTCTCTTTCTGGAGTCACTGGCTTCAGTCTTCTTGTAAGTCTTTGTTTTTATCTACTTAGCTTTTATATAcatgtttttctttccttatatACAGTTTTAAAGTCtcactttttaacttttagtaaATAAacaataacccaaaaaaaaaaaaaaaaaaatccaaatgcaacatttagtttgttttctttcatgCATACTTTGGAATAATTCTTGTTCAACCTCTGTTTTTTGTTCTATAATATgagtacaaaatatttttaagctCACCTTGGAAAACATGAAACTTGTTTCTTTCTGAGTTTTTGTGATTACCCTTCGGGACAAGATTCTTGATTcatttttatgtgatttgaaattttgaacttaCTGCAATTTGAGTTTTTGTGATTACCTCTTCGGGGCAAGGCAGGTCATGCCGGTTGGAAAATTGATTACTTTTCAACTTAACCGGGACTAGGGGTAGTTGGAGATGTCAGATGAGGGAATGGTGACTTGGGTAGCCTTATAATGTTTTATCCTTGGGTACCAGATCCATAACAGTTTAGTAAACTAAACCACTTCCATGTTTTGTTAATGAATCACTAAACATGTCTATAAGTTTCATTTGTTCTTTTACTGTTTGTGTGATTTATGTAATGATCAGCTTGCTGTCATAATGGATTGGACTAACATTGCTCTACTTGTGATTTGGATAACATTTATGAATACTAGTGCAGAAAAGCATTTGTCATGATTTGgatgaaatttaataattagtcTCACTGAATGGCAGTGACACActgtcaaaacaaaaaatgaaaaaaaaaatcaaatggcaGTCACATGTATGAGTTTCAATAAGTCAGAGCTACTAGAAGATATGGGTGAAGTCGTGCacttacaaaaatatatattggatGATTTAAATGTTCTAAAGGccaaaaaacattaaatttgtGGACCTAGTTACTGAGATGAAAGACTTTGAACATATCTATTTCAAATAACTAACTggattttctattttgtatgtGGTAAACAGTTAGGAATGGCCAGTGCGCTAGAAACTCTATGTGGGCAAGCTTATGGTGCTCAGCAATATCaaaaaattggaattcaaaCTTACACCGCTATATTTTCTCTAAACCTTGTCTGTCTTCCTCTGTGTTTGCTATGGATGAACATGGGAAAGTTACTAAGTTTGATAGGCCAAGACCCTCTAATTTCACATGAAGCTGGGAAATTCACAATGTGGCTTGTTCCTGCACTCTTTGCTTATGCGACACTTCAACCACTCGTTAGATACCTTCAGACACAAAGTATAGTCAAGCCAATGCTTATAAGCTCTTTTGTAATTCTATGTTTTCACATACCACTATGTTGGGTTTTAGTATTCAAGTCTGGACTGGGAAACCTTGGAGCAGCTTTAGCTATGGGAATTTCATATTGGTTAAATGTGATTTTGCTTGGATTATATGTGAAGTACTCTTCTGCCTGCAAAAAAACCCTTGTTCCAATTTCTAAGGAGATGTTCCAAGGAATTGGGGAGTTTTTCCGCTTTGCTATCCCTTCTGCTATAATGATTTGGTAATTGTTTTCATTTATTCCAGTTGTAAAGAAAAGAGTTTGTATGTtcatctttaatatatatatatatatatatattttttttgttgatgattgCAGCCTCGAGTGGTGGTCTTTTGAGCTTCTTATACTGTTGTCTGGTCTTTTACCTAATCCGCAACTTGAAACTTCAGTTCTTTCTGTGTGGTAAGTTTTCTTGTAGTATTTCATAACAAGAACACTATGGATCTTCTACAAATTAATGAGATTTTCCACTCCTAAAAAAATCTGATTGTTCTATTTTATTGTCAACTTTTTTTTGCAGTCTCAATACGATTGCAACACTCTATACAATACCGTATGGACTTGGTGCTGCAGCAAGGTTTGATAAATCAAAACTATGTATACATATATTCAAAGACATCTATATATTATGGATATTACTAGTGTTTATAACGGTTGAAATTGCATATCTCTAATAATGTATgctaatttctttttgtttagtACTAGAATTTCAAATGAATTAGGAGCAGGAAACCCACAAGCTGCTCGTGTGGCTGTCTTTGCTGTATTGTTTCTTGCAATCACAGAGACAAGTATAGTAAGCACAATCCTTCTTGCAAGCCGGAGTGTTTTTGGTTACACTTTTAGCAACGAGAAGGAAGTTGTGGACTATGTGACAACCATGGCTCCCCTGGTTTCTCTGTCAATTATACTGGACAGTTTACAAGGGGTACTCTCAGGTCAAAATTCTCTCTTTGGCCAATGAGTGTTGTCTGCTAAAAATGTAAGTTTTTGCTGAGTTCTATCTTGTGTTTGTTAACTCAGGTGTTGCTAGAGGATGTGGGTGGCAACATATAGGGGCTTATGTCAACTTGGGGGCATTCTATCTTTGTGGAATTCCAGTTGCTGCGGTTCTGGGTTTCATGACAAATTTAAGAGGAAGGGGCCTATGGATTGGAATACAAACTGGTGCTTTTGTTCAGACAGTTATGCTCTCTATTATAACAAGTTGCATAAATTGGGAAAAACAGGTCTATCCTCTACTCTTATGTCTTGATGCTTTTGATCTTAATCCAGCGTATGTTTCCCATTTGCTCTACTTGGTTGCCAAGAAAttggaagaaggaaaagagaaaaaaaaattagattgtTCAATGAGTTAGAATTTTTAATGCAACTCCACCAtggatttattaaaatattaatcattGATGATTAAATGAATGGTTAAGATTTTGTTATGTCATTAGGTCAtcatcatttaaataaaaataatgaagcaAAATCTAAACTgtttattaaagaaagaatgatttgaattttaataacCTTAGGAACTCTTGAGGTTTCTAATAACCTTGATGGCCCTAAATGGCCCTAAATGGTTATCAAATTCCCAAAGTCATTCCTTTCTCCCATCTcttggtaggattggattgccTCTATTTCACAATTAGGCAGAGCACTTCTCCAAATAAATGGGATGAAGGACAATATCACTCTGAACCTCCTAATGATAGTCAATCACAATTTCAATGTTTTAGAGTGTCGAATTCTTTAAGATTTTTGATCAGTTCTACCCGTAGTGTTCCTTATTAAGGAGTTATTTCTGTTGTGTTTCTTGATATTTCAGGCAAGCAATGCAAGGGAGAGGATATTTGAGGGGAAACTTCCACAAGATAATAATGAGAATGAGCCGAGAATTTTGATGGGCTAAATAATGTTATTATTactgttgtaacttgtaaggaaTGAGGAACATTGATTATATGAATGAGCttatcaaccttttttttttctttgtttttgttcttcttcctttcttttttccccctcttttaATGGTGGCAGTGACATCCTTGAATTTGGTTTACATTCTAGAGGAATCTATATGGGATTGGCATAACCATATGGAAAAATGTTTTCCTTGCCAAAACATGTAGGAACTCTGTCTGAGGCTAAATTAATAAACTGTCCCtcataaaaagattaaaataaaaatttagttcACAAATACTAATCCTTTCTCTATAGATTATATGGATTTCCATTGCAATTAAAGATTACTATTTACAAACCTAGTTGGCACTTCATGGTAGATTAGAGTaacagtttttcttcaaaacaagCTAGGTTTTCAAAACCTGcaccttctcttctttttttttttttttttttggggtagtAGCTTAGGCACCAAAACCTGCATCAGGCAAGGTTTTTGTTTCTATGTTTATCTTTTCAATGAGCTCATGAATTAATCTGtttgtaattttcaaattatgttCATTGTTGTGTAGGTTGACCAAACCAAAGTAGTCAAGTTTTTTAGCTATGTACCttaaatgttcaaaaaaaattataaatttattataatgtCTAAGGTGTTCTCTGAAATATAATAAGTTGACAATTTGCTATGGAGATGAGTAATTAAAcaggtaaaaaaattattatatatataaaatatttttttaataaaaattcaggGGGTAAATGAATCCCCTGAAATACACCTAGCGCCGCCCATgaccaaatataatataattagcTGCACATTGGAAATTTTAGATTTGAAGCCTTGTGTTGTCACTGTTGTGTTTCCAGATTGATATTGCTATAGTTAATAACACAATTCTAgctgtttataaaaaaatatatagtcaaGAAGACCTTTACACTACGAGAAAGTATCTCAGGACTGGTTTAATGAGCACTGTTTTCACATTTGATGGAACCATATATTGTGAGAGGGCGCTCCATAAGTCAATatcataagataatttttctttataactTAAGGCATGAAATCAACAGTCAAGGTGTTTAGTATAAAAAACAGTGACACTTACCTGTCTGCCTTAACATGagcaaattttcaaaattgccGGCAAACCAGCATTCCAATTACTTCTCTTTGGATATGAGTTATTCATAACCAATCTCTGTCATTGAGCTTCCTACAGACTTCAATTGGCCTCTATTATTTTGAAGgagttttttcaaatttatcaatGGTTGTTTAAGAGTCAACCTCTAGCAGAATTATCCGAATAACAGTGAAGCCTTGAGTTTTAACGTGAATAACAACAACGTTCAACTCCCACATTTAAagccatcattttttttccttgttatgTTCTAATCTTTCATCTTTGACCACATAATTATATTGCTGACATTATATTAGAGTTATTATGAATATGTTATGGCCAAATCAGGCCAAAcctcttttcaaaaaaattattaaaaaaaaaaccattattgggccaataataataaaattggaacCTGaccggttttttttttggaggaaggGAACCCGACGGGTTAATCCGTCCAAATctgcataaaataaaaagaaaggtgAATTTATTGGACCAACTGTAGAGTGTAgactataaaaattaattactagACTATAAACTTAAgcatttatgtattatttttatttattaagtgttttatttttttttcttttagtatatacggataaaaaaaatgttagaaagtgtgttaatttttatttatttttgtacttgAAGAAAAATACGGGTAACATTAGATTGACCTGTCAAAGCCCGGGTAAAGGTCATAGAAATAATAACCCATTTTGGTTTAATAAGTTTTTGACCTTTACTCAATCAAATTAAACTCAAATTCAAACTCATCGGATCCAAACTATTTTCCAAAGCTACAACAATCAAGCAAGATTAGTTTATCCACTTTGCAGTATGTTTAGCTCATGTTCAATGCACAAGCAAGATTAATTTCCTACCTAAACAAATGTACTCTCAATTCCACTCTGCTGAGCTTGGTATCAAAGTCAAACTCACATTGTACCGCAGCTGTAACCCTTTTGTTTGGTATGAATTTTGGGGGGGAGGGTGGGGAGTCTTGTAGTAGGATACATGAACGCCTTATTCTGAtcccaattacaaaaaaattattgagtgtaCCAAAAATATAGTGACTTGATACTCTCAGGTCTTAAAATAATAGCGGATCCCACAAACTCAAATACTTACGAGTTCATCAATTATTGTTCTTTATGTTCAATTTATAACcattattgg
Coding sequences within:
- the LOC126716548 gene encoding protein DETOXIFICATION 12-like isoform X6, which encodes MEEGLLAKGIKEEKRKPETPSLTWVTFTGELKRLGFLAGPMVVVTLSQYMLQVISLMMVGHLGELALSSTALAISLSGVTGFSLLLGMASALETLCGQAYGAQQYQKIGIQTYTAIFSLNLVCLPLCLLWMNMGKLLSLIGQDPLISHEAGKFTMWLVPALFAYATLQPLVRYLQTQSIVKPMLISSFVILCFHIPLCWVLVFKSGLGNLGAALAMGISYWLNVILLGLYVKYSSACKKTLVPISKEMFQGIGEFFRFAIPSAIMICLEWWSFELLILLSGLLPNPQLETSVLSVCLNTIATLYTIPYGLGAAASTRISNELGAGNPQAARVAVFAVLFLAITETSIVSTILLASRSVFGYTFSNEKEVVDYVTTMAPLVSLSIILDSLQGVLSGVARGCGWQHIGAYVNLGAFYLCGIPVAAVLGFMTNLRGRGLWIGIQTGAFVQTVMLSIITSCINWEKQASNARERIFEGKLPQDNNENEPRILMG
- the LOC126716548 gene encoding protein DETOXIFICATION 12-like isoform X11; translation: MMVGHLMVGHLGELALSSTAIAISLCGVTGFSLLLGMASALETLCGQAYGAQQYQKIGIQTYTAIFSLNLVCLPLCLLWMNMGKLLSLIGQDPLISHEAGKFTMWLVPALFAYATLQPLVRYLQTQSIVKPMLISSFVILCFHIPLCWVLVFKSGLGNLGAALAMGISYWLNVILLGLYVKYSSACKKTLVPISKEMFQGIGEFFRFAIPSAIMICLEWWSFELLILLSGLLPNPQLETSVLSVCLNTIATLYTIPYGLGAAASTRISNELGAGNPQAARVAVFAVLFLAITETSIVSTILLASRSVFGYTFSNEKEVVDYVTTMAPLVSLSIILDSLQGVLSGVARGCGWQHIGAYVNLGAFYLCGIPVAAVLGFMTNLRGRGLWIGIQTGAFVQTVMLSIITSCINWEKQASNARERIFEGKLPQDNNENEPRILMG
- the LOC126716548 gene encoding protein DETOXIFICATION 12-like isoform X1, whose amino-acid sequence is MEESLLAKRIQEDDKRKSETNPSSLTWATFTEELKRLGSLAGPMVAVALSQYMLLIISMMMVGHLGELALSSTAIAISLSGVTGFSLLLGMASALETLCGQAYGAQQYQKIGIQTYTAIFSLNLVCLPLCLLWMNMGKLLSLIGQDPLISHEAGKFTMWLVPALFAYATLQPLVRYLQTQSIVKPMLISSFVILCFHIPLCWVLVFKSGLGNLGAALAMGISYWLNVILLGLYVKYSSACKKTLVPISKEMFQGIGEFFRFAIPSAIMICLEWWSFELLILLSGLLPNPQLETSVLSVCLNTIATLYTIPYGLGAAASTRISNELGAGNPQAARVAVFAVLFLAITETSIVSTILLASRSVFGYTFSNEKEVVDYVTTMAPLVSLSIILDSLQGVLSGVARGCGWQHIGAYVNLGAFYLCGIPVAAVLGFMTNLRGRGLWIGIQTGAFVQTVMLSIITSCINWEKQASNARERIFEGKLPQDNNENEPRILMG
- the LOC126716548 gene encoding protein DETOXIFICATION 12-like isoform X4; translated protein: MEESLLAKRIQEDDKRKSETNPSSLTWATFTEELKRLGSLAGPMVAVALSQYMLLIISMMMVGHLGELALSSTAIAISLSGVTGFSLLLGMASALETLCGQAYGAQQYQKIGIQTYTAIFSLNLVCLPLCLLWMNMGKLLSLIGQDPLISHEAGKFTMWLVPALFAYATLQPLVRYLQTQSIVKPMLISSFVILCFHIPLCWVLVFKSGLGNLGAALAMGISYWLNVILLGLYVKYSSACKKTLVPISKEMFQGIGEFFRFAIPSAIMICLEWWSFELLILLSGLLPNPQLETSVLSVCLNTIATLYTIPYGLGAAASTRISNELGAGNPQAARVAVFAVLFLAITETSIVSTILLASRSVFGYTFSNEKEVVDYVTTMAPLVSLSIILDSLQGVLSGVARGCGWQHIGAYVNLGAFYLCGIPVAAVLGFMTNLRGRGLWIGIQTGAFVQTVMLSIITSCINWEKQASNARERIFEGKLPQDNNENEQRILVS
- the LOC126716548 gene encoding protein DETOXIFICATION 12-like isoform X13 encodes the protein MASALETLCGQAYGAQQYQKIGIQTYTAIFSLNLVCLPLCLLWMNMGKLLSLIGQDPLISHEAGKFTMWLVPALFAYATLQPLVRYLQTQSIVKPMLISSFVILCFHIPLCWVLVFKSGLGNLGAALAMGISYWLNVILLGLYVKYSSACKKTLVPISKEMFQGIGEFFRFAIPSAIMICLEWWSFELLILLSGLLPNPQLETSVLSVCLNTIATLYTIPYGLGAAASTRISNELGAGNPQAARVAVFAVLFLAITETSIVSTILLASRSVFGYTFSNEKEVVDYVTTMAPLVSLSIILDSLQGVLSGVARGCGWQHIGAYVNLGAFYLCGIPVAAVLGFMTNLRGRGLWIGIQTGAFVQTVMLSIITSCINWEKQASNARERIFEGKLPQDNNENEPRILMG